From the Telopea speciosissima isolate NSW1024214 ecotype Mountain lineage chromosome 9, Tspe_v1, whole genome shotgun sequence genome, the window CAAATAGCTTATTAaaacaagtaaaacaaaagTTTCCATGAATCTTGTTAGTTGTATTAGTTTGAGGGGGTTTGAAATGGTTTAGTATTTGAATTCAGCATTATTGCCAACGATATAAATTGTAAATGCCAGACTTGAATCTTTTAACCTGATAGAGTGATCTTGCTTCACCAAATATGAAATCAACTGTTCCTTGAATGTAACATTGGTAAAAATAATGAGTTCCTCGATCATCCAAGAGTGTGTCTTGTGATCCCAAAACCCTGATCCTAAAGAACATGGATTTGTCTCCCGAGACTCTCAGTGCAACTGCTTGGTTCCCTTCCTTTCCAGGCTCCGCAACCACAGTATTCTGCAACAACCCCAGTAAATTAGTATATCAATCTTAAACACTACACAGGAAAAACagattctatttttgggttttcttgtcATTGTTGAATTGTAGATCCAAGAAAGCATAAAAAAGTTTTGGACACTTTCTAGTTACCTCAAAAGTGATTTCTGTTGCACAGAAGTAATCAGATTCTACAGCGACTGTAGCAGTATCATAGGTCCCAATCTCTTGCCCGTTTGGTTTTTTATCAGAAGCTTTAGTATTCCAAGAGATCACAGTTTGAGACCTCTGTTTCCCAATGAATGAAATGTAAGGCTTGGTTCTTGGAACAAACACTCTTTCTCTGCAACATAAAAATCGGTTACGACAGGGAAGTAAGTGATTACTACCTATAAATCAAAGCTCTTTCGGTTCTAGCATAAGTAACCAAGTAATGAACAGAGTGAGGTTccattaagaagaaaaaagagtagAACTGAAGTCACAACTAATTAAACAGTTTTAAACCCACCAAAAATAACACTAATTATCCAAAACTGACCTGTAAACACCTGAAAGTATCAAAATTTTCACTCTCTTTGTATTATAATCATGAACCATATCAATGGCACCCTGAACTGTAACTGAATCACCTCTCCCATCTTTAGATACCACAATCACTCGACTACTGTTATCTCCATCGTTCAAATTCATCTTTCCTCGAGGCTGTTCCACCTTTAAATCCTCCCAAGTAATGAAGTTACTGGGGTAAGATCCATGGGATGAACAGAAATCCAACTGGGTAcccaagagaaacaaaaaaacgaCCAGTGCAAGActggaaattgaagaagaagaagaagtcatgGAGTTGTTCTTGATGATTTCCCAAATTTCCCTTATGGGGTGTCTCTGGTTTTTGCCGTTTGCCAAGTAACAAAGATGAAAGTTGAAGAGGTGTGGAAATGGTGAATGTAATAAATGGAGGAGCGTGGCTAAGTGACTCTTGTGTTCATCTGGAGGCTTAACGGTTGAGAGAAGGAAGCAAAGCATTATAAGGAGGGAAATGAAACAATCAGGAAATGTGAATTGAGACTTTTATGTGTtgtgaagaggaaaagaaaaggtgagTCATGACAAGGGTACCAATTGCAAATAATAGTAAGGTAAGGTGGTCTCTAATGGAAGATcgagtttttattttattttattttgaattttttatttaaagcatCATGGGTGGAAGTAGTAGCAGAAAGAAGATGtaaagagagggaaggagaggaggtggaggtggtggtggtggttgatgAGTAGttaaatttgaaaaatcaaacaaCGGTTATGCATGCTTCAGCTGAAACTGAAAAGAATTAACGACCTTCTTTTTCATTTGGTGTGGAAGAGAAGGGCCATAGGGGTAGTATAGGAATTTTTCACTAAAGCGGATCAACAAAGAAGCCCACATAAGTAGAGCCCATAAATCATCCATAATGATCAGCAAGTAAAAGAAACTTAAATTCCCATTCCCATaaatccaaaagaaataaaagaaaaaaagggaaatgaaaattttgtgtGTTAGGGGAGTGGGGTTGGATCCCAATCTGATGGGGCATATCGATTTTAGTATTGGTCGAGATCGATATCGATCCCAATACTGATATTTATAACCATAGGTGGATGGGTGATGGCTACGATGAAAAAGTCGCACTAAAAGTAGGGAGTTTATATACATTGGATGGCGACATTAGTAATTTAATTGCACCCATACTCCTCTTTTCCCCCTCTCACCGCTCTTGCTTCTTCCCCAGATGcagttcaaaatgaaaatgacgTACTTAAACTTAAATTAAGGGTTAGAGATGATAACTTAACTTAGAGTCGCATTATGCATGGTAATTAATCCTTTCACTCAAATATGAGATTCACTCACCATAAGAGAACCTCGAACTCCAATTAGGACAACGAGAATCACTCACCTCAATCTTAACTACTCATGAGAAATCAAGTAGTTCATTCATGAAATACACTCTCTTTAGTTGCAAAAGGAAACCTACTAGTTGTTACTTTAGACCGGTGTGTAATGTGTAATCTCCATTTCTGGCATATATAATGAAAATGAGAGATTTTTCATGAAATTTCTCATGTCACATTAATGGTGGCAtagaaaatgatatcatctacaCAAAACCCATATGgtgagaaagaaggaaaaaatgaaaatagctTGGGGAAAGCCCACGTTTTGTGACGTTTTGTGTAGCGTGTTGGAGCAGAGCAATAAGTAACTGTCCTGTTTACATGCTCGAGCATATGTAACATTCAATCATTGTAGCTTGCTTTCTTCCTCTCAACCATAGTTATAATTAGGGGCTTTTAGGGCAGCTGTGTATGGGGAAGGGCTCGTCAAGCTAAAGGGTTAAAGAAGCCATTCCATACCTCTAGGGTTCTTTACTCGGTTGTACTCAAACTGTGACTGAACACCCCGGCCCGTAGGGCAATGTTATACAGacattaagggtgtcaattggtcagTTTGGTTTGATCTTGATCGGATTGAACCGGTATTGGATTGGTAATGagctaaactaaaactaaaccGTAAAATCGATGTTCAGTTTCCATATAATTCATTTTATCGGATTGGGTTAATGGACTCTTATTGGATTGATATTGGTTCAGTTTTTCATATGTATATAATGGTTTTTATCTCCATTTTTTGGGTTCAGTTCGTTTTTTCGGTCAGTccaattctgttttggtttcgatttctactGGATTC encodes:
- the LOC122639597 gene encoding pectinesterase QRT1-like — its product is MLCFLLSTVKPPDEHKSHLATLLHLLHSPFPHLFNFHLCYLANGKNQRHPIREIWEIIKNNSMTSSSSSISSLALVVFLFLLGTQLDFCSSHGSYPSNFITWEDLKVEQPRGKMNLNDGDNSSRVIVVSKDGRGDSVTVQGAIDMVHDYNTKRVKILILSGVYRERVFVPRTKPYISFIGKQRSQTVISWNTKASDKKPNGQEIGTYDTATVAVESDYFCATEITFENTVVAEPGKEGNQAVALRVSGDKSMFFRIRVLGSQDTLLDDRGTHYFYQCYIQGTVDFIFGEARSLYQDCTLHSTAKQFGAIAASHRNFENEKAGFSFVNCRVKGTGSIYLGRAWGTYSRAVYSYCDLDGIINPLGWSDWGDPSRRRTVQFGEYKCRGEGANSRGRVPWLKTFNYEQARPFLDRTYIDGDQWLKL